A part of bacterium genomic DNA contains:
- a CDS encoding response regulator, which produces MKRIIVADDEANIRLLMEAVLTEEGYQVVTAATGREALRKILKEDFDLGIFDIKMPDMNGLELIQRIRELKKTFPVVVCSAFKHLQDDYVIGTSGIAAYITKPLNLEDFKKRIREILEPK; this is translated from the coding sequence ATGAAGCGCATCATCGTGGCCGATGACGAGGCCAACATCAGACTGCTGATGGAGGCGGTTTTAACCGAAGAAGGTTACCAGGTGGTGACAGCGGCCACCGGCCGGGAGGCCCTGAGGAAGATACTTAAAGAGGACTTTGATCTGGGAATATTTGACATCAAGATGCCGGATATGAACGGCCTGGAGCTGATCCAGAGGATCCGGGAACTTAAAAAGACCTTTCCGGTGGTGGTCTGCTCGGCCTTCAAACACCTGCAGGACGACTACGTCATCGGCACTTCTGGCATTGCCGCCTATATCACCAAGCCGCTGAACTTGGAGGACTTCAAGAAAAGGATCAGGGAAATATTGGAGCCCAAATGA